The Zootoca vivipara chromosome 4, rZooViv1.1, whole genome shotgun sequence genome has a segment encoding these proteins:
- the LOC118084922 gene encoding myosin-4-like, with product MDKSALCHLTDANGNLKNQIWDLRETAANLDAEKQEILVENKSVKEQNRSLEAKIECFKAMAEDFEKEEEELQGVLRKLEETITQLESQNTALKGTNHTLRTEIEKVSGHIVLFQDYKARQDQDICRMKQVMEHIVSYFKQLEAKIETAEQRFGEEQSEVAELQRTLDELEQIREVQENEILCLKDQLEEASFMRMETDESLKVPSLLHEMVQAKLVQDSLAMQSSLLLLLSKVVWLLLAVAVCLGFLSVLAKVYLFVFNQDLESGSQALLFTDRLRLLAEVLSPHPMSRSNGLLPY from the coding sequence ATGGACAAGTCTGCGCTGTGCCACCTGACGGATGCCAACGGGAATTTGAAAAACCAGATCTGGGACCTGAGAGAGACGGCCGCCAACCTTGATGCCGAGAAGCAGGAGATCCTGGTGGAGAACAAGAGCGTCAAAGAGCAGAACCGGAGCCTGGAAGCCAAGATCGAGTGTTTCAAAGCCATGGCGGAGGACtttgaaaaggaagaagaggagctcCAGGGAGTGCTGAGGAAGCTGGAGGAGACGATCACGCAGCTGGAATCCCAGAACACGGCCTTGAAAGGCACCAACCATACGCTCAGGACCGAAATAGAAAAGGTGTCCGGCCACATCGTTCTGTTCCAGGATTACAAGGCAAGGCAAGACCAGGACATCTGCCGCATGAAACAGGTGATGGAGCACATCGTCAGCTACTTCAAGCAACTGGAAGCAAAGATCGAGACTGCTGAGCAGAGATTTGGCGAGGAGCAGAGCGAAGTTGCTGAGCTCCAGCGCACCTTGGATGAGCTTGAGCAGATCCGCGAGGTCCAGGAGAACGAGATCCTCTGCCTGAAGGACCAGCTGGAAGAGGCATCGTTCATGAGGATGGAGACAGATGAGAGCCTCAAGGTCCCGTCTCTGCTGCACGAGATGGTCCAAGCCAAGCTGGTCCAGGATTCCTTGGCCATGcagagcagcctcctcctcctgctgtccaAAGTCGTGTGGCTGTTGCTGGCGGTGGCCGTTTGCCTGGGCTTCCTGAGCGTCTTGGCCAAAGTCTACCTCTTTGTCTTCAACCAGGACCTGGAATCCGGAAGCCAAGCTCTGCTGTTCACGGACCGCCTCCGTTTGCTGGCGGAAGTCCTCTCTCCACATCCCATGAGCAGGTCGAATGGCTTGCTGCCCTATTGA